In one window of Mastigocladopsis repens PCC 10914 DNA:
- a CDS encoding mechanosensitive ion channel family protein yields MNFQESVSAVWVKLQKMLDSFIIMLPNIVLALLVFALFWFAARIIRFAVRRLTRRYRHARNLGLILGRLAQGAIILLGLFIALSIVLPTFQAGDLVQLLGISGVAIGFAFRDILQNFLAGILILLTEPFQIDDQIIFKTFEGTVENIQTRATTIRTYDGRRIVIPNAELFTNSVTVNTAFENRRLEYDVGIGYGDDIEQAKELILQAMHSVDVVLKDPAPDVLVMELAESTVNIRARWWIAPPRRADSLDSRDQVLTAIKNKLTANGIDLPFPTTQILFHDQTEETDGDRSRQREGWPAGSGKVPKPVRNQ; encoded by the coding sequence ATGAATTTTCAGGAATCAGTATCAGCAGTATGGGTAAAACTTCAGAAAATGCTTGATAGTTTCATCATCATGCTGCCTAATATTGTATTGGCATTGCTCGTCTTTGCGTTATTTTGGTTTGCAGCTAGGATAATTCGGTTTGCTGTCAGACGCCTAACTCGGAGGTACCGCCATGCACGTAATTTGGGGCTGATTCTCGGACGTTTGGCGCAGGGGGCTATCATCTTACTGGGTTTATTTATAGCTTTATCGATTGTCCTTCCAACATTCCAAGCAGGAGATTTAGTTCAACTCTTAGGTATCAGTGGTGTAGCAATTGGTTTTGCCTTCCGTGACATTTTGCAAAACTTTTTGGCTGGTATCCTGATTCTTTTAACTGAACCGTTCCAAATCGATGACCAAATTATCTTTAAAACCTTTGAGGGAACGGTAGAAAACATTCAGACACGTGCTACAACAATCAGAACATACGATGGTCGCCGCATCGTAATTCCCAATGCGGAACTATTTACAAATTCGGTCACTGTGAATACTGCCTTTGAGAACCGCCGCTTGGAGTATGATGTTGGCATTGGTTACGGTGACGACATTGAACAGGCGAAGGAGTTGATTCTCCAAGCAATGCATAGTGTAGATGTGGTCTTAAAAGACCCCGCTCCTGACGTGCTGGTGATGGAACTTGCTGAAAGTACAGTCAATATCCGCGCCCGGTGGTGGATTGCTCCCCCGCGACGGGCAGATAGTCTCGACTCACGGGATCAGGTTCTGACTGCTATCAAAAATAAGCTGACAGCCAACGGCATTGACTTGCCCTTCCCAACGACACAAATTTTGTTCCACGATCAGACAGAAGAAACAGATGGGGATCGCTCGCGTCAGCGTGAAGGATGGCCCGCAGGATCGGGTAAAGTGCCAAAACCAGTAAGAAACCAGTAA
- a CDS encoding helix-turn-helix domain-containing protein: protein MAGVTKVEIYESAEELQELLRKQKIVSSRERIQALYLLKIGHVKTIQDVAVVLGRARVTVQRWLKDYTESGIKGLLSTKKSPGRPPMINLQAREQLDRELQQPQGFKSYEEIRTWLKAVEGIEASYKVVHDTVRYQMKAKLKVPRAVGVKYDSEAELEFKKNCHNT, encoded by the coding sequence ATGGCTGGAGTCACCAAAGTAGAAATATATGAGTCAGCAGAAGAATTACAGGAACTGCTGAGAAAACAAAAAATAGTATCAAGTCGTGAACGGATTCAAGCGTTGTATTTGCTGAAAATAGGTCATGTAAAAACAATACAGGATGTAGCGGTGGTGCTAGGGAGAGCAAGGGTAACGGTACAAAGATGGTTGAAGGACTATACCGAATCAGGAATAAAAGGTTTATTGTCAACGAAAAAGAGTCCAGGAAGACCGCCAATGATTAACTTACAAGCAAGAGAGCAGCTAGACAGAGAACTTCAACAGCCACAGGGATTTAAAAGTTATGAAGAAATACGAACTTGGTTAAAAGCAGTGGAAGGGATAGAAGCATCATATAAAGTAGTACACGACACAGTGCGCTATCAAATGAAAGCGAAGCTAAAAGTACCGCGAGCCGTAGGTGTCAAATACGATAGTGAAGCAGAATTGGAATTTAAAAAAAACTGCCACAATACCTAG
- a CDS encoding response regulator, with product MRILLVEDDHSLAQAVADVLNTQHYVVDIAADGQDGWELAEVCSYDLILLDVMLPKLDGISLCRQLRQEGYQMPILLLTALDTRTDKVMGLDAGADDYVVKPFDFQELTARIRALLRRGNSSLPPVLEWGSLRLDPSSCEVTYGSQPLHLTAKEFSILELFLRNSQRVFSRSAIIDQLWAADKDPPEENTIKSHIKSLRQKLKAAGANYDLIETVYGLGYRLKPLPQEQSSQTTEEEPFLAQQQAMLAAVAKAREDFKAKVGSRIAVLEQATNALTQGTFDVQLRLDAEQEAHKLAGAMGSFGFLAGSQLAYQIEQLLGGTTPIDQAQSQRLCELVKELQRQLEETHTQPTYVEPVASKQCQNVLLLISDDPKVVEQLVKEAATQGMQVKTATNTADARSAFGKAVPQAFASSDVVLLDLCCPYGVKDSFKLLAELSNQTPPIPVLVFTDQNNFTERLEVVRAGGRGFLHKSMPANLVLQLVTQELQHLTTSEARVMAVDDDQEVLTVIQKLLEPKGFKLTTLCDPRRFWDVLTEFSPDLLLLDVEMPYINGIELCQVVRNDPHWSGLPVLFLTVHTQADTVEQIFAAGADDCISKPIVDSKLINRIFNRLQRKASQTRPPA from the coding sequence ATGAGAATTCTCTTAGTTGAAGATGATCATTCGCTCGCTCAAGCTGTTGCAGACGTTCTCAACACACAACATTATGTGGTTGATATTGCTGCTGATGGTCAAGATGGTTGGGAGTTGGCAGAGGTTTGTAGCTATGATTTGATTTTGCTAGATGTGATGCTGCCCAAATTGGATGGTATTAGTCTTTGCCGGCAATTACGTCAAGAGGGCTATCAGATGCCTATTCTTCTGCTGACAGCACTTGACACTAGAACTGATAAAGTTATGGGTTTAGATGCCGGAGCAGACGATTATGTCGTTAAACCCTTTGATTTTCAAGAGTTAACAGCTCGCATTCGCGCTTTACTACGTCGGGGAAATTCTTCTTTACCTCCTGTTCTAGAATGGGGAAGCTTACGCCTGGATCCCAGTAGTTGTGAGGTGACTTATGGCAGTCAACCGCTGCATTTAACAGCCAAGGAGTTTAGTATTCTGGAGCTTTTTTTACGCAACAGCCAGCGCGTGTTTAGCCGAAGTGCAATCATTGATCAACTTTGGGCGGCTGATAAAGACCCACCAGAAGAAAACACAATTAAGTCTCATATCAAAAGTTTACGGCAGAAACTCAAAGCAGCAGGTGCTAACTATGATTTGATTGAAACGGTTTACGGATTGGGCTATCGTCTGAAGCCTCTACCCCAAGAGCAAAGTTCTCAGACAACCGAAGAAGAGCCATTCTTAGCGCAGCAACAAGCTATGTTAGCAGCCGTTGCCAAGGCGCGGGAGGATTTCAAAGCTAAAGTTGGCTCGCGTATCGCTGTGTTGGAGCAAGCAACCAATGCTTTAACACAGGGGACATTTGATGTTCAACTGCGACTTGATGCTGAGCAAGAAGCTCACAAGCTGGCGGGTGCAATGGGAAGTTTTGGCTTTCTGGCGGGTTCGCAACTGGCTTACCAAATAGAGCAGTTGCTTGGTGGTACCACGCCTATTGACCAGGCTCAGTCTCAACGCCTTTGTGAACTTGTGAAGGAGTTGCAACGGCAGCTAGAGGAAACGCACACTCAGCCAACTTATGTTGAGCCAGTGGCAAGTAAGCAATGTCAGAATGTCCTTTTGCTGATTAGCGATGATCCTAAAGTCGTAGAGCAACTGGTTAAAGAAGCTGCTACCCAAGGAATGCAAGTAAAGACTGCTACAAACACTGCCGATGCCAGAAGTGCGTTCGGCAAAGCCGTGCCGCAGGCATTCGCATCTTCCGATGTAGTGCTACTCGACCTTTGCTGTCCTTATGGTGTTAAGGACAGTTTCAAGCTGCTAGCAGAATTGTCCAACCAAACACCACCAATTCCAGTACTCGTTTTTACAGACCAAAATAATTTTACTGAGCGCCTAGAAGTCGTGCGAGCTGGCGGACGTGGTTTTTTGCACAAGTCCATGCCTGCAAACCTTGTGTTGCAGCTAGTGACTCAGGAGCTGCAACACCTGACTACTAGTGAGGCAAGAGTCATGGCTGTAGATGATGACCAAGAGGTGCTGACTGTTATACAGAAATTACTAGAGCCAAAGGGATTTAAGCTGACAACTCTGTGTGATCCGCGACGTTTCTGGGACGTCCTGACAGAATTTTCCCCAGATTTGCTGCTTTTAGATGTAGAAATGCCTTATATCAATGGGATTGAACTGTGTCAAGTGGTACGTAACGACCCGCATTGGAGCGGGCTGCCAGTGCTGTTTTTGACTGTTCATACACAAGCAGATACTGTTGAGCAGATATTTGCAGCGGGTGCTGACGATTGCATCAGCAAGCCCATCGTGGATTCAAAACTAATCAACCGCATTTTTAACCGCTTACAGCGAAAGGCAAGCCAAACAAGACCGCCTGCTTGA
- a CDS encoding response regulator gives MTAKQILVIDDEDDIRKLIQTCLEIMGGWQVLSASSGSEGLLLAQATQPDAILLDVMMPDMDGPTTFQQLQANPTTQHIPVILLTARGRAADHHLFAGLGVTGVINKPFNPHKLADQVAATLKNLRVKFK, from the coding sequence ATGACAGCCAAGCAAATTCTAGTCATTGACGATGAAGATGATATCCGCAAATTGATTCAGACCTGTTTGGAGATAATGGGGGGCTGGCAAGTACTGAGCGCCTCCTCAGGCAGTGAAGGGCTGCTCTTGGCTCAGGCTACCCAGCCTGATGCTATCCTTCTAGATGTCATGATGCCTGATATGGACGGTCCGACCACTTTTCAACAGCTACAGGCGAATCCGACAACTCAGCATATCCCTGTCATTTTGCTAACAGCTAGGGGGCGCGCCGCTGACCACCACCTGTTTGCTGGACTGGGCGTGACAGGCGTAATTAATAAACCCTTCAATCCTCATAAACTAGCTGACCAAGTAGCAGCAACCTTGAAGAATCTTAGGGTCAAGTTTAAGTAG
- a CDS encoding general stress protein yields the protein MALQQRKRAVGTFPSRQEAEAALNDLRNSGFNMDRVSILAKNADHNDQIAGADVKDRGDNEAQEGAGIGAVAGTVLGGVGGLLVGLEALIIPGVGPFLAAGTIATTLAGAGIGAAAGSLVGALTGAGIPEEDAQAYSKCVSQGDYLVMIEGTEDEINRADSILRNRNIRNWNVYNVSNDDRNYSSDVAPPVNQASDRYEDRTAPRYEDRTATDHEVVEIVDKREQTR from the coding sequence ATGGCACTTCAACAACGTAAGCGTGCAGTTGGTACGTTTCCTAGCCGACAAGAAGCCGAAGCAGCGTTAAATGACTTGAGAAACTCCGGTTTCAATATGGATAGAGTTTCTATCTTAGCTAAGAACGCAGACCACAATGACCAAATTGCTGGCGCTGATGTCAAAGACCGTGGTGACAATGAGGCTCAAGAAGGTGCTGGGATTGGTGCAGTAGCAGGTACTGTTTTAGGCGGTGTTGGTGGCTTACTTGTGGGACTTGAAGCTTTAATTATTCCAGGAGTAGGTCCTTTTCTCGCAGCCGGGACTATAGCAACTACCTTGGCTGGTGCTGGGATTGGTGCAGCAGCAGGAAGTCTTGTAGGAGCGCTGACTGGTGCAGGCATTCCTGAAGAGGATGCCCAAGCATACAGTAAGTGTGTATCTCAAGGAGACTACTTGGTGATGATCGAAGGCACCGAGGATGAAATTAATCGTGCTGACTCCATTTTACGGAATCGGAACATTCGTAATTGGAATGTATACAACGTATCTAATGACGACCGTAATTACAGTTCCGATGTTGCTCCCCCTGTTAATCAAGCTTCAGATAGATATGAGGACAGAACTGCTCCGAGATACGAAGACAGAACTGCTACTGACCATGAAGTCGTGGAAATTGTGGACAAGCGAGAGCAGACGCGCTAG
- a CDS encoding ATP-binding response regulator: MLRLTRSRLQRYSVAIITVLLALLLTRLLWPLQKLTVYPLFFAAVMVSSWYGGMGPGLVATVLSALACAYFFLLPHSLAVSLPGIIGLVQFVLVALLINSLNAALRYAQRQAEINALKAQGNYERLRKIQESLHQSEERYRLLIEGVTNYAIFMLGPNGHFVSWNIGAERILGYQDAEIIGQPFERIFTPEAIERGQPEQVLRTAVAEGFSKENRWHIRKDGTHFWAQCVLTPLRDENGNLRGFSKIMQDITERKLAEEERNQLLLREQAARAQAEAANRSKDDFLAIVSHELRTPMTAILGWAGMLQTGMLDEDRVRDAIETIERNANLQMQLIEDLLDISRIVQGNLSLNFSSINLVEVIADAIEVVQPSADDKAIQLKSVLDTPVEPIWGDSDRLQQVVWNLLCNAIKFTPNGGRVEVRLSVVSGSEQQATDNYAQIQVSDTGKGISPDFLPYVFERFRQADSTSTRSNKGLGLGLAIARHLVELHGGIIQAESPGVGQGATFTVMLPLLAIPSAKEAQTSNSDQIQALTFGEDTAALENPPRLDGLQVLVVDDEADVREWINTVLTESGAQVIAVGSVGEALAALEQLRPDVLVSDIGMPDEDGYTFIRKVRKLSSEMGGHIPAVALTGYAREEDYRQAKAAGFQLHIAKPIKAAELVAVVNCLVTMSGNWE; encoded by the coding sequence ATGCTGAGATTGACGCGCTCCCGGCTACAACGCTATAGCGTTGCTATAATAACGGTTTTACTAGCTCTGCTACTGACACGGCTCCTATGGCCGCTGCAAAAGCTGACCGTTTACCCACTGTTTTTTGCCGCTGTCATGGTTAGTTCCTGGTATGGTGGTATGGGACCGGGGCTCGTTGCAACTGTTCTGTCCGCTTTAGCCTGCGCTTACTTCTTTTTACTTCCACATTCGCTGGCTGTGAGTTTGCCAGGTATAATAGGGCTGGTTCAGTTCGTGCTAGTGGCACTGCTGATCAACTCGCTAAATGCAGCGCTGCGCTATGCCCAACGACAAGCCGAAATTAATGCACTAAAAGCCCAGGGTAATTACGAGCGCTTACGTAAAATTCAGGAAAGCCTACACCAAAGCGAAGAGCGTTACCGCTTGCTAATAGAAGGAGTAACGAACTACGCCATTTTCATGCTCGGTCCGAACGGTCACTTTGTCAGTTGGAACATTGGAGCAGAACGCATTTTAGGTTATCAAGACGCAGAGATTATTGGGCAGCCTTTCGAGCGAATTTTTACACCAGAGGCGATTGAGCGCGGACAACCTGAGCAAGTCCTGAGAACAGCGGTAGCCGAAGGTTTTTCCAAAGAGAATCGCTGGCACATCCGTAAAGATGGCACACATTTCTGGGCGCAATGTGTCCTCACACCCTTACGAGATGAGAACGGAAATCTGCGCGGCTTCTCAAAAATTATGCAAGACATTACTGAGCGCAAGCTCGCTGAGGAAGAACGCAATCAACTACTGCTACGTGAACAAGCCGCACGTGCTCAAGCAGAAGCAGCAAACCGTTCAAAGGATGATTTCTTAGCAATAGTTTCCCATGAATTACGCACCCCCATGACCGCAATTCTTGGATGGGCAGGGATGTTGCAAACAGGTATGCTAGATGAGGATAGGGTGAGGGATGCGATTGAGACGATTGAGCGCAACGCAAACTTGCAGATGCAACTGATTGAAGACTTGCTTGATATTTCACGTATTGTTCAGGGGAACCTCTCACTGAATTTTAGTTCGATTAACCTGGTGGAAGTGATTGCAGATGCGATAGAAGTTGTACAACCATCAGCAGATGACAAAGCTATTCAACTTAAGTCTGTGCTTGATACCCCGGTAGAACCAATTTGGGGCGATTCAGACCGCTTGCAACAGGTCGTGTGGAATTTACTTTGCAATGCAATTAAGTTTACACCTAACGGCGGACGGGTTGAGGTGCGATTGTCAGTGGTTAGTGGTAGCGAACAACAAGCAACAGATAATTATGCTCAAATTCAGGTGAGCGACACAGGTAAGGGTATCAGTCCTGACTTTCTACCATATGTTTTTGAGCGCTTCCGTCAAGCAGACAGCACAAGTACTCGGTCAAATAAGGGGCTAGGGTTGGGCTTGGCGATCGCACGTCATCTGGTAGAACTGCACGGTGGTATTATCCAAGCAGAAAGCCCAGGAGTAGGACAAGGGGCAACGTTCACAGTAATGCTGCCTCTCTTAGCCATCCCCTCAGCAAAAGAAGCTCAAACCAGCAATTCAGATCAAATACAGGCGCTAACGTTTGGGGAAGACACAGCAGCATTAGAGAATCCTCCGAGGCTCGACGGCTTGCAAGTGCTAGTTGTGGATGATGAGGCTGACGTGCGGGAGTGGATTAACACAGTACTTACTGAGAGTGGAGCGCAAGTGATTGCTGTTGGCTCGGTAGGCGAAGCACTTGCAGCGCTTGAACAATTAAGACCAGATGTGCTAGTAAGTGATATCGGGATGCCAGACGAGGACGGCTACACGTTCATCCGCAAAGTCAGGAAACTGAGTTCAGAGATGGGCGGACACATTCCGGCTGTTGCACTCACGGGGTATGCCAGGGAAGAAGATTACAGACAGGCTAAAGCAGCAGGTTTCCAGCTACACATAGCTAAACCAATCAAGGCAGCTGAATTGGTTGCAGTCGTCAATTGCCTTGTCACAATGTCTGGAAACTGGGAGTAA
- a CDS encoding IS630 family transposase, translating to MPQYLEVIKKHIIAPVDKQKKIRYWCGNESRVGLKTEPGRLITTKGVKPIGIMQWKRDNFYLYGLVEPLTGEHFIWEFSHLNTACFNIFLEKFSETYSQDIHILQLDNGAFHFSQHLKLPENIVLLFQPPHTPQVNPIERLWEEVKRHLTWESFSTLDELREFIWKRLEQLNTSIVASITGWDFILDALFVSGFS from the coding sequence CTGCCACAATACCTAGAAGTAATTAAAAAACACATCATAGCACCAGTCGATAAACAAAAAAAAATTAGATATTGGTGTGGAAACGAAAGCCGTGTGGGGTTGAAGACTGAACCTGGGAGATTAATTACGACAAAAGGAGTCAAGCCCATCGGCATTATGCAATGGAAGCGGGATAATTTTTATTTATATGGATTAGTAGAACCATTAACTGGAGAGCATTTTATTTGGGAATTCTCTCATTTAAATACAGCTTGTTTCAATATTTTTTTAGAAAAATTCTCAGAGACTTATTCTCAAGATATACATATTCTTCAGTTAGATAATGGAGCGTTTCATTTTAGTCAGCATCTCAAACTACCAGAAAATATAGTTTTGTTATTTCAGCCTCCGCATACACCTCAAGTTAATCCAATTGAAAGATTGTGGGAGGAGGTTAAAAGGCATTTAACTTGGGAAAGCTTCTCAACTTTAGATGAATTAAGAGAATTTATTTGGAAGCGATTGGAACAATTAAACACATCAATCGTTGCTTCTATTACAGGTTGGGATTTTATTCTTGATGCTTTATTTGTATCAGGCTTTTCGTGA
- a CDS encoding mechanosensitive ion channel family protein, producing the protein MLANWNKKTWFPNSREVFMSRFRRFRIIIIISAIALMIVLTWFSTSQMSVQAQGRPTSVITLDGRRLFEVSQSGQFSAENRAADAKLILKAAVRSTEPAKVEIVESNELPVIQVNGRHLLTVTQQDTPPGRTKQEQAQIWVQQITEAISQGQEERRLGYLWRAILFAVLSVLGAVALHLVLGRICRSWLRRLVPRAANDPNTGAQPKGIELFVQLTLSLVHAGLWLGTVIYITDLFPLTREWSQGIANILWMSLTSPIISLGEKSYSVINIIILIALFFGLVAVTGAVTNLLRSRLLRITSVSRGVQESIAVIINYSLIFIGTVVLLQIWGLDISSLAIVASVLGVAIGFGLQGIAKELVSGLVITFERSIEIGDFVQIGEFMGTVERLTARSTHIRTLDDITVIVPNSRLLDKEVVNWSHRSPVSRLVLPVRVAYGSSLSIVRSALLEAAKDNPDVLKKPAPKVWFKAFGEDSLNFQLLVWISQPRKQFQIKSDLYFQIEEILRHRHVQIPFPQRSLHLQSGNLPLELSPTLEKSLSQLSEVLTAWLKNQSQSDNLNGSTKSSKNQTKQ; encoded by the coding sequence ATGCTCGCAAATTGGAATAAGAAGACTTGGTTTCCAAACTCCCGCGAGGTTTTTATGAGTCGCTTTCGTCGCTTTCGCATTATTATCATCATTTCTGCCATTGCTTTAATGATTGTATTGACATGGTTTTCAACTAGCCAAATGTCAGTACAAGCGCAAGGGCGACCGACATCTGTGATTACACTGGATGGTCGTCGGCTATTTGAAGTCAGTCAATCTGGGCAATTTAGCGCTGAAAATCGTGCGGCTGATGCCAAATTGATTTTAAAGGCGGCAGTCCGCTCAACTGAACCAGCAAAGGTGGAGATTGTAGAAAGTAATGAATTACCTGTGATTCAGGTAAATGGTCGTCACTTGCTAACGGTAACCCAACAAGACACTCCTCCTGGTAGAACAAAGCAGGAACAGGCTCAAATCTGGGTGCAACAAATCACTGAAGCTATTTCGCAAGGTCAAGAAGAACGAAGGTTAGGTTATCTGTGGAGGGCGATATTATTTGCAGTTTTATCCGTGTTGGGTGCAGTTGCTCTCCATCTAGTTTTGGGTCGGATTTGTCGTTCTTGGCTACGCAGATTAGTTCCAAGGGCTGCTAATGACCCCAATACGGGAGCGCAACCTAAGGGTATTGAATTATTTGTACAATTGACGCTTTCCTTAGTGCATGCCGGATTATGGTTAGGAACGGTTATTTACATTACAGACTTATTTCCGTTAACGCGGGAGTGGAGTCAGGGCATTGCTAATATTCTTTGGATGAGTCTGACATCACCAATCATTTCTCTAGGGGAAAAGTCTTATTCAGTCATCAATATCATTATCCTAATTGCCCTATTTTTTGGATTAGTGGCTGTTACAGGAGCAGTTACGAATTTATTGCGATCGCGCTTACTACGCATTACTAGTGTTAGCCGAGGTGTTCAAGAATCCATAGCCGTTATTATCAACTACAGTTTAATATTTATTGGTACAGTCGTTCTGCTGCAAATATGGGGCTTGGACATCAGTTCGCTGGCAATAGTAGCGAGTGTTTTGGGTGTAGCAATTGGGTTTGGCTTGCAGGGAATTGCCAAGGAATTGGTGAGCGGTTTAGTCATCACCTTTGAGCGCTCTATCGAAATCGGGGACTTTGTGCAAATTGGGGAGTTTATGGGAACGGTGGAGCGATTAACTGCCCGCAGCACTCATATCCGTACTTTAGATGACATAACGGTGATTGTGCCAAATTCTCGTTTATTAGATAAGGAGGTGGTGAATTGGAGCCATCGTAGCCCTGTGTCTCGGCTAGTATTACCCGTGCGTGTAGCTTATGGTTCAAGTTTAAGTATTGTGCGTTCTGCCCTGCTAGAGGCGGCAAAAGATAATCCTGATGTCTTAAAAAAACCAGCACCTAAAGTTTGGTTTAAAGCCTTTGGTGAAGATTCTTTAAATTTTCAGCTATTAGTTTGGATCTCGCAACCTCGCAAGCAGTTTCAAATCAAGAGCGACCTCTACTTTCAAATTGAAGAAATTCTGCGCCATCGTCATGTTCAGATTCCCTTTCCGCAACGCTCCCTCCATTTGCAGTCAGGAAATCTTCCTTTGGAACTTTCACCCACGTTAGAAAAGTCTTTGTCTCAACTTTCTGAAGTTTTGACCGCTTGGCTGAAAAATCAGTCGCAAAGTGATAACTTGAATGGTTCGACTAAATCATCGAAGAATCAAACTAAACAGTGA
- a CDS encoding DUF3611 family protein yields the protein MLNNLEPFSHPPSKQEFAATFHVTSQISFWVQLALGSVSTVALLFASFSRNISAQTNNPGIGFGIFLAIISLLLLCFRVYWAFRYRRLAKRLQAPTLEINPNKEDVIQVLRVGLIVSLVGLLIAFVASEETVAVVLAKALAQPQGVAVYNPETVIHSLDIFVLLANVNMIGAHFFGGLTLLGLLNWIE from the coding sequence ATGTTGAATAATTTAGAACCTTTTTCGCATCCCCCAAGTAAACAAGAATTTGCCGCTACTTTTCATGTAACAAGTCAGATTAGCTTCTGGGTACAGTTAGCACTAGGTAGCGTATCCACGGTTGCTTTGTTGTTTGCGTCCTTTAGTCGTAACATCTCTGCCCAAACAAATAATCCAGGCATTGGCTTCGGCATATTTTTAGCTATAATTAGTCTTTTATTGCTGTGTTTCAGAGTCTATTGGGCTTTCCGTTACAGACGTTTAGCTAAACGTTTACAAGCACCCACCCTTGAAATCAACCCTAATAAGGAAGACGTAATCCAAGTTTTACGAGTTGGATTAATCGTTAGTTTGGTTGGGCTATTAATAGCTTTTGTTGCATCTGAAGAAACAGTTGCCGTGGTACTGGCTAAAGCTCTAGCCCAACCTCAAGGAGTAGCAGTATATAACCCAGAAACTGTTATTCATTCGCTGGATATTTTTGTCTTGCTAGCAAACGTTAATATGATTGGTGCCCACTTTTTTGGCGGATTGACTTTGCTTGGGTTACTCAATTGGATAGAGTAA
- a CDS encoding fasciclin domain-containing protein produces MNNFLRWSSGNTLLSIAMTVGAMAPIVITAPAITQTTSPSPSPTPGAAVNFSDVAPDFWARPFIQALAQRKIITGFSNGTFRPNQPVERAEFATMIANAFEQNQTRPLAESGFRDVPTNYWATSAIEEAFQTGFMRGYGGGQFLPEQPIPRAQAITALANGLGLSVNGTPEEILKSSYKDVKWIPAYAINPIAAATQANIVVNYPNVQALNPLRTLTRAEAAALLYQALVRQGRVEPLANNVAAANYIVGRNSEVSQTTSTTTSTSDTSGSARATTTMTTSTSDNRGSTTATTSTTSTTEPGDIVALSALNFTTLSSALQRAGLAGTLKSEGPYTLFAPTDQAFAALPKETLRRLLLPENRETLVRILRYHVVPGEVSTNQLKRGQLKTLADRPINIQIDSATNQIAVNDASVTQPNIQASNGVIHAVNEVLIPPNINLNQLRN; encoded by the coding sequence ATGAATAATTTCTTACGTTGGTCATCAGGTAACACCTTGCTATCTATTGCTATGACAGTTGGTGCAATGGCTCCCATAGTAATTACTGCTCCCGCCATTACTCAGACGACTTCTCCATCTCCATCACCCACTCCGGGTGCAGCGGTCAACTTTTCTGATGTTGCACCTGATTTCTGGGCTCGACCATTTATTCAAGCCCTAGCCCAAAGAAAAATAATTACAGGCTTTTCTAATGGAACCTTTAGACCAAATCAACCTGTGGAACGCGCTGAATTTGCGACGATGATTGCCAATGCTTTTGAGCAGAACCAAACTAGACCGTTGGCAGAATCTGGATTTAGAGATGTTCCTACTAACTACTGGGCTACTTCTGCAATTGAGGAAGCTTTCCAAACAGGGTTTATGAGAGGCTACGGTGGTGGACAGTTTTTGCCAGAACAACCCATTCCTAGAGCGCAGGCGATAACTGCTTTAGCAAATGGCTTGGGCTTGTCTGTTAATGGCACGCCTGAAGAGATTCTTAAAAGCTCTTATAAAGATGTCAAATGGATACCCGCTTATGCCATCAATCCTATAGCTGCTGCAACACAGGCAAACATTGTTGTCAACTATCCAAATGTACAAGCTCTCAATCCGCTGCGAACTCTCACGCGTGCAGAAGCAGCAGCACTTTTGTATCAAGCTTTAGTACGGCAAGGACGGGTGGAACCACTTGCTAACAATGTTGCAGCGGCTAATTACATTGTGGGTCGTAATAGTGAGGTGAGCCAAACCACTTCAACGACTACATCTACATCAGATACTAGTGGTTCGGCTAGGGCAACCACAACAATGACGACATCTACATCAGATAATCGTGGTTCTACTACTGCAACTACTTCAACGACCTCTACAACAGAGCCTGGTGACATTGTTGCTCTTTCTGCTTTAAACTTCACAACATTGAGTTCTGCCTTACAAAGAGCAGGTCTAGCAGGCACTCTCAAAAGCGAAGGTCCTTATACACTTTTCGCTCCCACAGACCAGGCGTTTGCTGCTTTACCAAAAGAGACGCTGAGAAGATTGCTCCTACCTGAGAACCGAGAAACGCTTGTTAGGATTTTGAGATACCATGTGGTGCCTGGTGAAGTGAGTACTAATCAACTCAAGCGTGGACAACTGAAAACGCTCGCCGACAGACCTATCAACATTCAAATTGATTCTGCTACCAATCAAATCGCGGTGAACGATGCGAGTGTGACCCAGCCAAACATCCAGGCAAGCAACGGTGTTATCCATGCGGTTAATGAAGTGTTAATACCACCTAATATCAACCTGAACCAGTTGCGAAATTAA